DNA sequence from the Deltaproteobacteria bacterium genome:
GTTGCGCCGGATGGCGTGGATGAAGTGGTTCCCCCCCTCCCCGTAGATGTCGCCGTCCCCGCTGGTCACCACGACCGTAAGGCGCGGGCTGGCCATCTTGATCGCCAGCGCGGCCGGCAACGCCCTGCCGTGGAGCCCGTTGAACACGTTCACGTCCACGTGGTGGGGGAGCTTCGCCGCCTGGCCGATCCCGGAGACCAGCACGATCTCGTGCCGCGCCTTCCCCGTGCTCTCCAGCGCCTTCTTCACCGCGGAGAGGATCGGGAAGTTCCCGCACCCCGGGCACCAGGCGTTCTCTACCGCCGTGTCGAACGTTCCGCCCATATCCTCTCCTTCACCTCCCCGGCCAGCGACTCCGGCGTGAACGGCAACCCGTCGAAGCGCGCCACCGTCCCGGCCACCCGCCTCCCGGTCTCCGCCCGGATGAGCCGCGCCAGCTGGCCGTTCCGGTTGTTCTCGACGGTGAACGCCGTCCCGTAGCGGGATACGATCGCGTCGATCTGTTCCGAAGGGAAAGGCCACACCTGCCGGAGGTGGACCGCCGCCACCCGCACGCCGTCCCGCGCGAGGATTTCCCGCGCCTCCGCGATCACGCCTTTCGTCGACCCGAAGCCGAAGAGCACGGCCTCGCCGTCCGGCGGTCCGCTGAGCAGGGGCGGCAGCGTCTCCGCCGCGAGACCCGCCTCTTTCCGGGCGCGCTTCTCCACCGTCCGGATCCGGGACGCGTGATCCTCCGTGATGTGGCCGTCCTCCGCGTGCTCGTCGCTGTCGGCCACCACCGTGATCCCGGCCTCGCCGGGGACCGCCATGGGGGAGATCCCGTCATCGGTCAGGGCGTACCGCAGGTACCTCCCTTCCCCGTTCCTCGGGACGTCCGGACCCCGGACGATCCGCCGGCGGACCGGAAGGACCGGGAAGTCGTCCGGGTCGGCGTCCACGACGGTGTCCGCGAGGTACTGGTCGGAGAGGAGGATGCACGGCACCTGGTGCGCCTCGGCGCTCTCCATGGCGTGGTGGGCGAGTGCGTATGCCTCCTCCACGGAGCCCGGGGAGAGGACCAGCCGGGGGAATTCGCCGTGTCCCGCCGAGATGGCGAACGCGAGCTCCTCCTGCCCCGTGCGCGTGGGCATCCCGGTGGCGGGCCCCGGGCGCATCCCGAGCACGACGACGACGGGGGTCTCGAGCATGCCGGCCAGGGAGAGCGCCTCGACCATCAGGGCGAATCCTCCGCCGGAGGTGGCCACCATGGCGCGCGCGCCGGCGTACGAGGCGCCGATCGCCATGTTCAGGGCGGCGATCTCGTCCTCCGCCTGTTCGAAGACCAGCCCGAGCGGCGGACCGTCGACCGAGAGGCCGTGGAGGACGCCGCTCCCCGGCGTCATCGGGTATCCCGCGGCGAACTTGCACCCGCCCGCAACCGCGCCCATCGCCAGCGCCTCGTTCCCCGACACGATCAGACGGGGGTGGAACGCCGCCTCGGGAAGCGGATAGCGTCCCGAAACGCGGCCTTCCGCCCACTCCGCGCCCAGCCGGATCGCTTTCCGGTTCTTTTCGAGGAAATCGCCCCGGAAGTCGAGCGCGAGGAGCCGGTCGGCCGCCTCGACGGGAACCCCGAGGACCCGGAGGACGATCCCCGCCCCCACGACGTTCGCCAGGATCGGGCTCCCTGCCGAAATCGCCATCTCCTTGAGCGGCACGGCAAGCACTCCTCCGGGCGCATCTCCCGGGGGGAGGTCGGAAAAGGCGAGGCCCGAAGGGTTGACCGCCGGGAGGAGATGCGGAAGGTGCGCCGGATCGAGCGCGAGGAGGATGTCCGCCCGTTCGCTGCCCGCGCGTACGGGGGCGTCCGCCACCCGGACGGTGTAGGAGTTCCGGCCGCCGCGGATCCGGCTCATGTAATCCTGGGTGGCGTGGAAATGGTGCCCCGCCGACACCGCGATGCGGGACACGAGGTTACCCGCCGTGTGGATGCCCTGGCCCGCGCCGCCCGCGATGCGGATGTTCACGTCGATGCCCATGGCGCCCTCCGGTCATTGGATGAAAAGCGCCGGACCGGGGTTCCCCCTCCCCTCGGGGGGGATGGGCCGCCGCGCCGGGAAGTCGGTCCCCGGCGAAACGGCCGGAGGTTCCGGGTTCATCTTATATGGAAAGAACAGGGACGTGGAGGGGCGTGGCCTGAGCGGGACGGATGGGCCGGAAGCGGCGCATGGCCGGCCGGCGGGGAGGGATTCCGATGAAGCACGACGCGGGAAGGTGTTTCGGGTTTCTTCACGTGAACGAGCGGGGCGGCAAGCCGCGGACCACCGGCGTCACGGAGATCCGGGGGCCGTACTACTCTCCTTTGGGGAAGCGGGCCCTGCTGGACATACTCGAGACGATGGGTGGATA
Encoded proteins:
- a CDS encoding 2-oxoacid:acceptor oxidoreductase subunit alpha — protein: MGIDVNIRIAGGAGQGIHTAGNLVSRIAVSAGHHFHATQDYMSRIRGGRNSYTVRVADAPVRAGSERADILLALDPAHLPHLLPAVNPSGLAFSDLPPGDAPGGVLAVPLKEMAISAGSPILANVVGAGIVLRVLGVPVEAADRLLALDFRGDFLEKNRKAIRLGAEWAEGRVSGRYPLPEAAFHPRLIVSGNEALAMGAVAGGCKFAAGYPMTPGSGVLHGLSVDGPPLGLVFEQAEDEIAALNMAIGASYAGARAMVATSGGGFALMVEALSLAGMLETPVVVVLGMRPGPATGMPTRTGQEELAFAISAGHGEFPRLVLSPGSVEEAYALAHHAMESAEAHQVPCILLSDQYLADTVVDADPDDFPVLPVRRRIVRGPDVPRNGEGRYLRYALTDDGISPMAVPGEAGITVVADSDEHAEDGHITEDHASRIRTVEKRARKEAGLAAETLPPLLSGPPDGEAVLFGFGSTKGVIAEAREILARDGVRVAAVHLRQVWPFPSEQIDAIVSRYGTAFTVENNRNGQLARLIRAETGRRVAGTVARFDGLPFTPESLAGEVKERIWAERSTRR